CCCACGTGCTAAGCCCCATTATGTTTGCAGACAGCCCTTGGGCTTAAATTTGCAACTGGGGATAAAGGCTTGTCTTGAGCTTGAGCAATCAGCATGACCCCCAGGAGTGCTGGGGACTttttctgggggaggggacagcccctccccctggctgGTTCAAGTCCAGCCCTTTGCAGGGGCAAGAGACGTTGACCCAGTGATCTGACAGGGGTCACAAAGGATGAAGAAACGAAGCACGGCTCGAAGCAAGTGGAGGAATTGACTTTTATTAAGCCTTGACCGTGGGCGCCCCCCCACAGATGGCACTGGCACATCCATTCTCTAAATAAACCCCTCCTCACGGCAACAACCCAGCGAGGTGGGCTTCGCCTCCAATTTGCACAGAAAGAAACTAAGGTTCAGTGTGGAGGGGTAACCTTCCCGAGGCCCCACAGTAGGGGGCAGGTGCAGGACGCCCCCTCCTACCTGCCCCTGCTTGCAGCtcagctcccccgcccccaaggcTGCACCTATGGGAGATGCCGGGCCCTTTCCAACCAGGCTTGACCAGGCCGCTCTCACAGCATGGTCTTCTTCACATGGTCTCGAGGGCGGTCTGGTAAGAGAGGAGGGTGAGAGTCTGAGCCCAGAAAGATGAGGTCGCCCGAGAGGAGGTCGTCTTCCTTGTAGGAAGAGGTGGGACAGTCTGGGCGATGGCCTCCGCCTGTGGCCCTGGCTCTCCTCGCTGCCAGGCCCTCACGGCACCTCTTGCTCACCAGGTAGGCCAGCTCCACGAGGTTGAGCAGGATGCAAATGGCGGCCGTGACCACCATGAAGAGAGTGAAGATGTTCTTCTCTGAGGGCTTGGAGATGAAGCAATCCACCGTGTTGGGACACGGAGCTGCGTGGCACTTGACCACATGAGGGAGGGTGTATTTGGGGTAGAACGAGTGGAACACATAGAGGAAGGCGGTATCCACGCCGGCTTTGAACACCAGGCTGCAGACGTAGGTCCACCAGAGCCCACCCCGCTTCTTGCCGGGGTTCAGGTAGAGGCGCCCGCCAtcctcccccactgcctctcGGTGCTTCTTCTCCCGAGCCTCCCGGTAGGCGACGTGCATGACCACGAGCAGCGAGGGGCAGGTGACCAGGATGAGCTGCAGGGCCCAGAGGCGCACGTGGGACACGGGGAAGAACTCGTCAAAGCAGACGTTGGAGCAGCCCGGCTGCTTGGTGTTGCAGTCAAAATCCTTGTGATCGTCACTCCACACTCGCTCTGCCGTCACCAGGTACACCAGCACGCGGAAGATGAAGACCAGAGACAGCCAGATTCGCCCAAAGGCAGTGGAGTACTTGTTGACCCCGCTCAGGAGCCCCTCGAAGATCCCCCAGTTCATGGTGGACCCAGCTGTTGGCTGCTACTGCTGAGAAATGATAAGAATTCCCCACATGTATAGAGCACTCACTCTGAGCACCTTATAGAAATACTGTATATCATCTGTATTTAATTCTCATAGCCACAGAGGAGCTAGGttctattattgtccccattttgcagatgaaggaaactgaggtttgggggTTATGCAGATTGCACAACTATTAGGTGCAGAGCCGGGATTTGAGCCCAGCTAATTCAATCCAGAACCCAACTCTTATCCATAAAAGTGCACGAAGGTGGGTCCAGGGAGTCAGTCTTTCCTCCCAGGGCCCTGAGATTCTGGTCTTACAGTCCTGCAGAGTGAAGGTTTAAGTAGGTGGAcactctgccctttccctctgtcctgaCCCTGGCCCTCCTCCTCAGGGGGCCGAGCCTCAGGAAGACTTCTCTCCTTTTGAGCCCCGCTCTCTCCTCTTAGCCCCTCCGAAGGGGAACCCGGTCTTTGCCCTTTCTTTGGCTTGCGGGACTGGGCTGGAGAGGCTGCTGGAAACTTGTCCCCAGACTGCCATCTGTAAATACCCAGGCAATGTCTTGCTGAAATGCAAGTCACTAGAAGCAAGGCCAATGACAATCCAGCTGAAAGATAAAGTAGGGGACAACGGTTCTCTTTATCCAATGGCCTTTCTAGAGTAGCCTGGTATGCTGTAGTTTGGATTCCCAAACTGGGGTTCCATGGAATCCTGTCCATAGTTTGGCAACAGGAGTAGTGAGAGAAAAGGATTCTGTGTCCAAGAAAGGTAGGCAAACACAGGTTCAGCAAAGTTAAATAGGTCCCTTTACTTGACCATGCTAATACGTTTACCCTGTGAGTCTCCAAAAGGGGGATGAAATATGTAGCATTGCCCAACTCCTTTGACcacagaaccttttttttttttttttttttttttttaaatcatcttatgGAGCAGTCTTGTGAACACAGCAAAATGGGAAATTCTGCTCTGGTCAGTTTCACTGGTGAGTTCAGTGTGATGAACACACAGGTATCAGATCTAACTCCGTTTAGGGAGTATGACTGCCATTCTGAGTGTGTGGTGTCCACTTGATCTCTTGGAGTTCTTCTGCCTGGTTCCTGGGTTGGGGGGTGGTTCCCTGAGACCCATGTACTGTGGTCTCACCTGCTGGGGTCCCCAAGGACCTCAGGGAGACTGCACAGCCTCTTGCTGTGAGGGGTTCCTGGTGCCCTTTCCAGCGCTGGTCTAGGCACTGGTCATTGCCCCGTCCTGCCTGTGGGATCTGTTAGAGATGGGCAGGGTAGTGATAACAGCCAACAGTTATAGGGTGTTTATGCaacaccaggcactgttctgagcactttgCACGAACCAATATAGTATGAAAGGGTATGCTATTTTTTATTGCCAATTTGCGGATGAGTAAAgtggagcacagagaggttaattaatttGCTCATATTTGCACAGCTGggaagcagcagagctgggatttgaattgCACTCTGGGGCCTGGACCCCTTTCCCTAAGTTGCAGGAAAGGGGTCTGTGCCCGTCCTCTCCTCCACGAGGTGGACGTCAGGTTAGGGAGGCTGGAGGTGTCTCTGCTCCCACCCTGTCTCCTACCCTGTCTCTCCACTCTTCTGTCTATACCACCTACCACTTGGTCGTGAATCATCAACTTATCTTTGCTCGGTCCTGCCCAAGGTGGGAGGAACTCCTGGCAGCCTGACTGGGAACAGCCAAGGAGGCTCCAGCCCTTAGTCCCCAGAGGCTTCCGGCCCAGCCCACGTagggtgtggtggggtggggcttTGCAAGCCCAGGCAGAGTCTCTTCGCTTGCTCAGCTTCTGGCACCCCTGtgagcccctctcccacttggtCCCTGGCTCCTGCCTCTGCTCAGCTGGGGAGAGCTGAAAGAACCCAGAGCAGTGGAGGGAGGagccctctgttcctctcccaccaGAACCCAGGGTGGCGAATATGTCCAGGCTGCCTCCCTCGCCTCTCCATCAGAGATGTCTCCCTCTGCCAGGTACACCAAGGGTCCATCTGGACACAGGTGGCCTTACCTGAGTGGCTACTCCTCAAGGGTCCTGGCAGCTGGCAGTCGGAGGCAGCTGGAACTCATGTCAGAACCAGGGAGGGTGTTTGGGGCAGCACCTTCCTGGGACAGAGCCTGCAGAGTCCGCAGGCAGCCGGGTGTGCCGCTGGCCTGGGAGGAGGCGGAGCTGTACGTGGCACTGCCATTGGCTGGGCCCCAGCCTCCCCAGACTGCCTCTGAGGAGGCCCAGAAACTTAAGGGTTCATGGTTCACTCTTCCTTGGGTGCTGAGCCCAGAATCCTGGCATCCTGTTAGGGTAGAGCCACAGGTCCACTCTGAACCTCGGCTTGTCCACTCATCCTTGGCCTTGTGTGTGAGGAGCTGAGGTCCATCCTGACTTCTCATCCTTCTCCAGAAATGCCCCATGTTGCTTCTTGGGACTCTACAGGCTGCTCTCTGGCCTTCCATCCTTATGGCTTCAGTTACCTTCGGAAGCACAGTGACTCCCAAACACTGTCTCCAGCCCAAATGCTTTGCCCCATCCCTTGCTCACCCTTGGATGCCCTTCCCTCGCTCTTCTCATCGCCTGGTACTCCTCCAAGAAGGCTTCCCTGACTATGCCGTTCCAGGTGGCTTAGGGCCTCATCTCTGGGCTTCCATGGCCTTGAACTTCCACATCATCGTAACTGTATTGGAATAGTTGATCTTAACTGAGCTGGTTCCAGGTAGGACCTGTctgttaaataaacaaatcaatccACATCAACAGTTTTAGGGACCTGTGAGCAGGACATAAAGCAGACCAGCCCCTGACCTCCAGGAACTCACCAACTTGGCCTTGATTACCAGCTGATAAGACCAGTACCAGCTGCACAGCCTCTCATGACTGCCAAGAGGCCATGGGACAGGTTTCGGGGCCCAgtcttcccttccccaccatcCTGTGCTTGCTGGAATCCAGTTCAGTCATTACACCCCTACCCTGGGTGCATGAGGGATTGTGCAGaaggcccccccctccccaacacacacacatacacagaaccCCCCGACCCCCAACACTGCATTCAATAGCCTTTCCACCAAcccttgttttattattattttttaaagtttatttatttattttgagtgagctAGTGAGCACACATGCATCTCTGGGCCTCACACCCCTGCATCTGGAATCTCACGCCCTCTGGATTTGATTTTCACTTctagtacttttatttattttttattaaaaaaaatatttattcatctttgagagagagagagacagagtgcaagcaggggaggggcagagagagacggagacacagactctaaagcaggctccaggctctgagctgtcagcacagagcttgatgtggggccaAACTCACGGatcacgagatcttgacctgagccaaagttggatgcttaatcgactgagccacccaggtgccccaacctctgGTACTGTTAGACCTGGGAAATTTCCCTATTCTCCAGAGTacaatgagactttttttttttttttttcccatgaggaGTGTCCTTGGAGACAGTGAGCACAATGCAGTGCAGTGACTGAACGTAGGGTGCGTGGCCGGAATCCCACTTCTGCCTCATCCTCTCTATGTGatgcctcagtttcttatctGCATAGTGAGACAGTAAGATCGCCTACCTGGTAGGGTTGGTGCACTGATTAACCCAGCTAACCGATGCACGGtgctagaacagtgcctggcacaaaggaaGCCCTCTTTAGGACTACCCCTGATGCGTGTGAACTGATCTGCCCCCACACGCCTGGCACAGGGTGGGCACTCACAAAAAGTgacttcctcccttttccttatTCCTATGCCTTTTCTCTTCAAgatggaggggaggcagagaagggagggggagacaggcaTACCAGAGGAAACCTCATGTGGACGAGTGCTGTCTTTgggttaaaaatgcaaaatctggGGGAGCCACAAATAGCACAGGTCCACAGCAAGCACCATGCAGccccacatgtacacacacacacacacacacacacacacagaggccacACTTACATGGGGcagtgctttgttttgtttgctgctcTACCCCTGGTGCCTAGAATGGTGCCTCATACCAAGTTAGGCCTCATttatgtttactgaatgaatgatgTCTGAAATTCATGCACCCTGCAAAAATTCACACACATCTCCGTCCCCCTCTACGTTCTTCCCGCCAAATGATTTCCAAGtccaggagagggagacacacgcATGGATCAGGTACAACATTGGGAGAAGTGCTATGAGGGACATACAACAGAGAAGGGAGAGTCACATTCTGCCAGAGGGAGATCCGGACAAGGTAGCATTTAAGTTGGATCTTGAAGGATGTGTAGGAGTTCACCAAGAGGAGCCGAGGAGGAGAGGGCTCCGAGGCAGAGGGCTCAGAGTATGCAAAGGAGCTCCGTGAAAGATGATAGAAGACCTTTAGAGAGTGGActgggtggggggctgtgggagCACCAGAAGACACCTGGAAGGTTAAGCAAGGGCAGTCTGGACCCTGAAAGACCCTGGAACACTGTGCTGAAAAGTTTGGATTTATCTTGTGTGCAGAGGGAGgcatgagggagggaaggaagctaCATGGTCATACCGGTATAGTTGATTCTCATTATTTGTGGTACTTACGTTCCGTAAAGTCACCgcaaacactgaattagcaaatactgaaacTTTGCCAGGGCGGGAAATGCAGTGTCAGGTTCTGCCAGGTTCTGGCCGCATTTTCATCAGCTGATCAATAcctaaccttgttttatgtgtgtttcttcttaaagacaccttatttaatatatattgttgaatcATTAACGTTAACCTCATGGCCAAAAGCACTGTAACTCGCGGAATGAAGCGCATCGAACCGCCATGTGTTTTCTCCCTAAGGCTCCACATAGCCCGCCTGGGCTTAGGAACTGGCCAGCACTTCAGTGTTACCCTCGGGGGCCAGTTTAAACAGCAAAACCACCAACAGCGTCAGCTGGGGACATGCAAGTCGGGGACTCAAATCTTTGGCTGCCCTGGTTACGTCCACGAATGACTATGAAAGCACCGAGTGTATTGAtttcgcggggggggggggggggagggggttaaacaaatacattttagtgAATAGACGAACTCATAAGTATGGAATCTGTGAATAATAAGGATCGACTATGTGTTTAGAAAGCTCCCTCTGTTTGAGAGAAGAAGCACGCGGGACTGGTAAGTTATTGCAATTGATTTAGGCAAGAGAGGAGCCAGAGGGATGGATTTGGGAAGTGGTTGATGAGTACAGCCAGCACTGCCTGTATGGGTTCTGACTGGATGCAGGGGGCAGGTAGGAGGAAGACCCCAATGGTTCCCAGGTTGCTTGTGTTAGTGATTGGCAGGTGGTGGGTTTGCCGTTGGAGGTAAGGAACATAGGAGGAAAAGCAGGCtgtctggtgggggtgggggagggaaggggatgcACAGGTTCTTCCCAGATGATCAGGAGTTAGTGAGGTCAGTGCTCCACGTGGAGGACAGCCATGTGGACTGTCCACAGCCGGCAGCTGGCCCCAAGGAGGTGATGGGAGCCCCAGAGGGTGGCCTTGGAGTGCCTGCTGGGTGACAAGAGAAGAGGGTCCAGGCAGAGCTCTGGGGAGCACTGACATTTTAGGAAGCAGGTGAGAAACAGCATTGTCTGTGGAAGGCTAAaccagtgcaagcaggggaggaaacCCACCTGCGGAGAGACCAGTCGAGGTCCCTGGTGACTTTTGGCAGAATAGTTCAGCAGGGCTGTGGTGACACAGGCTAGAAGGCAGTGGGTGGGGAAAGCAGAGACTGAACCTTTTCAGGAAGCTTGCAGGGGAAAAAGGCAGGGCCGATGCATCAGAGCTGAAGAAGGGTTTCCTTCtttccagggagaggggaggaggctggagggccATTTGCCCTGCAAATGGTTAATGCGTTCTATCTGTCATCCTTTCTCTTACTCTTCTCTTTCCTGGTTCTCTGGCCCTACTCACATGTCCCCCGGTCCTCAGCCAGGGCATTCCTGACTCTTCTCATCATCTTTGACATGTCCTTCCGGTTCGGAGGGACCCTTCCCTGAGCCCTAACTTCAGGAGACAGTCTTGGCCTCCCTGTGGGGTCAGCTCACCTGTTTCCTGTTTCTTGCCTGTTCTCCCTGTTAATGGGTATGGGGTGGGTGGGAGCTGGACTCCCTTCTGGACACCAGCCACCTCCCAGGCTCCCTTCTAAATGCAGCAGACAAAGGGCAGTATAGGCACTGTGGTCTGACACCCCGTTGATGACTATCGAAACCCCTGTTCCCAAATGAGAGTAAAGTTTTGGTCCTTTTGACAAGGGAAGTCAGCCTGTGGGGCCAAGGAGGTGTCCATTTCCTGTCCCCAGGAGAGGTGGAAAAGCTGGAAAATGGGGTAGTAATGTCAGCTTCATTATTGAACACCTCTGTGCCAGAAACTAGGTCAAATGCTCTATGTGCACCAAACACATAAATGCaagtcatgtttaaaaaaaaaaaatctgttcaagaTGTTTCAGTGGCTCCCACTGTCTTGACATAAAGTCTCATATTGCTAATATGGTAATGCCCTGCACGATGAGGCTTCTGCTACTCTTTGTTCTGAGCCTCTTCCCTTCTATCTTTGTGCTCCAGCCACATTGGCCTTCTCTCACTTTCTAGAACACAGGAATCtctttcccacctcagggcctttgcacatgccttAATGatctttcctcattttccctGAGCTAGCATCACCTCAAGTTCCAGATCTTGATTTAAATGTCCCTCTCAGAAAAGCCTCTCTTGACCCCTGAAACTAGATCAGGTTCTCTGTCACCCATTCTTTTGGCACCTGTTTCTCCTTTGTGACTGTGTCACAACTGCTCTTGTAGTTGGGAAGTGCCTGTGTATTTCATGTCCTCTCCTCCTTTTGAGTGCCATCTTCAAAAGGACAGACACAGAGGTTGGGCCATGGGAATCATGCTCATTCTTGTCTCTACCATCTGGCACAGCCCCTGGCCCGTAGTAGCTGCCTAATGAGCGATTgataatgagtgaatgaatgaatgtttctgTTTATCAAGAGTAAAGGAGCCATGAGCCTTGCTGAATCTTTGAGCAGAAGCATGTTGTCAAGATGCTGTTTTAAGAGTATGGGTTCTGGAGTCAGGTGGCCCAAATTCCCACCCAACTCTCCTGCTTACCCAGCTCTTACTGGCTTCCAACCCTGGGCAATTTTCTTAGCCCCTCTGGGCCTTACTTTCTCCATCTGGAACACAGGGACCACTATAGTATCCATCTTGTAGGGTTACCGTGAGGGttagatgaataaaaatacacaaaacgtgtgtgcctggcacatcat
The sequence above is drawn from the Neofelis nebulosa isolate mNeoNeb1 chromosome 2, mNeoNeb1.pri, whole genome shotgun sequence genome and encodes:
- the GJB5 gene encoding gap junction beta-5 protein, with the protein product MNWGIFEGLLSGVNKYSTAFGRIWLSLVFIFRVLVYLVTAERVWSDDHKDFDCNTKQPGCSNVCFDEFFPVSHVRLWALQLILVTCPSLLVVMHVAYREAREKKHREAVGEDGGRLYLNPGKKRGGLWWTYVCSLVFKAGVDTAFLYVFHSFYPKYTLPHVVKCHAAPCPNTVDCFISKPSEKNIFTLFMVVTAAICILLNLVELAYLVSKRCREGLAARRARATGGGHRPDCPTSSYKEDDLLSGDLIFLGSDSHPPLLPDRPRDHVKKTML